The Lacticaseibacillus pabuli region CACCACCAATTCGATGAGCCGGGCCAGCTTGTGAAGCTCGGCGATGCACTGTACGTTCGCTACGTTGAGCCAACGGAAGATCACATGCCTGTGACCGTCAAAATCAAGGGTGACAATGCGGTGGAACTGACACGCGGCAGCGCGGACGGCGACACGAGACTGCACATGCAGTTTATCGCTGAAAAAGAGGTTACGGCGCAGTACCGCACCCCGTATGGTGTCATCCCAGTGACGACGATCACGCCCCGAATGGACGTGGTGATAGAGGACAACCAGGCGAGTGGCCAGGTTTATGTTGAAT contains the following coding sequences:
- a CDS encoding DUF1934 domain-containing protein, giving the protein MDLSHGIPVRVQMETWVSQDEHQEHHQFDEPGQLVKLGDALYVRYVEPTEDHMPVTVKIKGDNAVELTRGSADGDTRLHMQFIAEKEVTAQYRTPYGVIPVTTITPRMDVVIEDNQASGQVYVEYRLIADNQPIGDYRMRLIFGA